In Primulina huaijiensis isolate GDHJ02 chromosome 16, ASM1229523v2, whole genome shotgun sequence, a single genomic region encodes these proteins:
- the LOC140961579 gene encoding protein PHOSPHATE-INDUCED 1-like, with translation MASNHVIKSLLLVMFSAFNLSSAQDQLLRYHKGALLQGTISVNLIWYGHFKPSQTAIISDFISSLSDSASTPSNPSVATWWKGVEKYYHLANSKNPSSLSLRLGKQILDEKCSLGKSLSQKQIVQLASKGDQKNAINVVLTASDVTVAGFCVNRCGTHGSKSSVVKGKNQKFAYIWVGNSETQCPGYCAWPFHQPIYGPQNPPLGSPNNDVGMDGVVTVLSGLLAGTATNPFGDGFYQGPANAPLEAASACPGVYGKGAYPGYAGDLLLDPTTGGSYNAHGASGRKYLLPAIYDPSTSKCSTLV, from the coding sequence ATGGCTTCTAACCATGTTATAAAATCTCTGCTTTTGGTTATGTTTTCTGCATTCAATTTGTCTTCTGCCCAAGACCAGCTTCTTCGTTACCACAAAGGTGCACTCTTGCAAGGCACCATCTCTGTCAATCTCATATGGTACGGCCACTTCAAGCCTTCCCAAACGGCTATCATCTCAGATTTCATCTCCTCCTTGTCAGATTCCGCCTCCACCCCAAGCAACCCATCGGTGGCCACTTGGTGGAAGGGCGTCGAGAAATACTACCACCTCGCCAACTCCAAGAATCCATCCTCACTTTCTCTCCGTTTGGGCAAACAGATCCTCGACGAGAAATGCTCTCTCGGGAAATCTCTCTCGCAGAAACAGATCGTTCAGCTGGCGTCAAAGGGTGACCAGAAGAACGCCATCAACGTCGTGTTGACGGCTTCCGATGTCACCGTCGCTGGGTTCTGCGTGAACAGGTGCGGAACACACGGATCCAAGAGCTCCGTCGTGAAAGGGAAGAATCAGAAATTCGCATACATTTGGGTGGGAAATTCGGAGACACAGTGCCCCGGCTACTGTGCTTGGCCCTTCCATCAGCCCATTTACGGCCCGCAGAACCCGCCACTGGGATCCCCCAACAATGATGTAGGCATGGACGGAGTGGTGACTGTTCTATCTGGGCTTTTGGCCGGAACCGCCACGAACCCGTTCGGAGACGGGTTCTACCAAGGCCCGGCTAATGCTCCACTGGAAGCTGCTTCGGCTTGCCCTGGCGTGTACGGGAAAGGGGCCTACCCGGGTTACGCCGGAGACTTGCTGTTGGATCCGACCACCGGTGGTAGCTACAACGCGCATGGTGCGAGTGGCCGGAAATACCTTCTTCCGGCCATATACGATCCTTCCACTTCCAAATGTTCCACTTTAGTTTGA